In Lautropia mirabilis, one DNA window encodes the following:
- a CDS encoding YihY/virulence factor BrkB family protein, whose product MDNPASLLAALQNRLYQQAPERHGISGAFLKALAVFLAVVRDLAFGQLMLRATSLVYTTLLSIVPVLALTFSVSKAFGVHGQIEPALQRFMEPLGPKGAEITTNIMSFIDNMHVGVLGSVGLGMLLFTAVSTILKIESSINTIWHVKTMRPLSQRISYYLCVMLLGPILVVSALGLNATLASSHLVQMIISVEPFGHLAVLAGRLLPYVLVIGLFLFLYLFMPNTRVRLLPALTSALVAGICWQSAGWAFARFVAGSTQYAAIYSSLAILIIFMIWLYVSWIVVLVGASVGFYMQHTECLMAPPGEEPHLSAQSQDQLALAIMQALGERYLQGNAALRTEELARRFHTPGYAIDGILEALVAHGIVVRVDKSEPAAWMPGRDLSNITPWQVLEAVRHAGDIHPPEPDADRIIQTFSYAQDQMSAVLSTISFRDLLTQPPRERQPVRSNMAHGIGNGLHTAPGGAVVTGATKAALPSPDTGVSLADEVGGVGLRSTAQRRAALQQLERHAQRDADDAARLSPIFADAPPADHPFDGNRLEARLQAAERATARPSQVAGAHGTSAPEKPEHPAGQPSPALPSAADKGIASRHSPASGSPPPAVSASATDKASPHVAPGPAAALRAGTPPKGASPVRPVPSTGHARDLFRGSLGKA is encoded by the coding sequence ATGGACAATCCTGCCAGTCTGCTTGCCGCCCTGCAGAACCGCCTCTATCAGCAGGCCCCCGAGAGACACGGCATATCGGGTGCCTTTCTCAAGGCCCTGGCCGTCTTTCTGGCCGTCGTGCGCGACCTGGCCTTCGGGCAGCTGATGCTGCGCGCCACCAGCCTGGTCTACACCACGTTGCTGTCCATCGTGCCCGTGCTGGCGCTCACCTTCTCGGTGTCCAAGGCCTTCGGCGTGCACGGCCAGATCGAGCCGGCGCTGCAGCGCTTCATGGAACCGCTGGGCCCCAAGGGCGCCGAGATCACCACCAACATCATGAGCTTCATCGACAACATGCACGTGGGCGTGCTGGGGTCGGTGGGTCTGGGGATGCTGCTGTTCACGGCCGTGTCCACCATCCTCAAGATCGAAAGCTCCATCAACACCATCTGGCACGTGAAGACGATGCGCCCGCTCTCGCAGCGCATCAGCTACTACCTGTGCGTCATGCTGCTGGGCCCCATCCTGGTGGTGTCGGCGCTGGGCCTCAACGCCACGCTGGCCTCGTCCCATCTGGTGCAGATGATCATCAGCGTCGAGCCCTTCGGGCACCTCGCGGTGCTGGCCGGCCGGCTGCTGCCCTACGTGCTGGTCATCGGGCTGTTCCTGTTCCTGTACCTGTTCATGCCCAACACGCGGGTGCGCCTGCTGCCGGCCCTCACCAGTGCGCTGGTGGCCGGCATCTGCTGGCAGAGCGCCGGCTGGGCCTTTGCCCGCTTCGTGGCCGGCTCCACCCAGTACGCCGCCATCTATTCCAGCCTGGCCATCCTCATCATCTTCATGATCTGGCTGTACGTGAGCTGGATCGTCGTGCTGGTGGGCGCCAGCGTGGGCTTCTACATGCAGCACACCGAATGCTTGATGGCCCCCCCGGGCGAAGAGCCGCACCTGTCGGCACAGAGCCAGGACCAGCTGGCCCTGGCCATCATGCAGGCGCTGGGCGAGCGCTATCTGCAAGGCAACGCGGCCCTGCGCACCGAGGAGCTGGCCCGGCGCTTCCATACGCCCGGCTATGCCATTGACGGGATCCTGGAAGCCCTGGTGGCCCACGGCATCGTCGTGCGGGTGGACAAGAGCGAGCCGGCGGCCTGGATGCCCGGCCGCGACCTGAGCAACATCACGCCCTGGCAGGTGCTGGAGGCCGTGCGCCATGCCGGCGACATCCATCCGCCCGAACCGGACGCCGACCGGATCATCCAGACCTTCTCCTACGCCCAGGACCAGATGTCGGCGGTGCTGTCGACCATCAGTTTCCGCGACCTGCTCACCCAGCCACCACGGGAACGTCAGCCAGTGCGCAGCAACATGGCGCATGGCATCGGCAACGGCCTGCACACCGCCCCCGGCGGCGCCGTCGTGACGGGTGCCACCAAGGCGGCACTGCCCTCACCGGACACCGGCGTCAGCCTGGCCGACGAGGTGGGTGGCGTGGGCCTGCGCAGCACGGCTCAACGCCGGGCCGCGCTGCAGCAGCTTGAGCGTCATGCCCAGCGCGATGCCGACGACGCGGCCCGCCTGTCGCCGATCTTTGCCGACGCACCCCCGGCGGACCATCCGTTCGACGGCAACCGGCTGGAAGCCAGGCTGCAGGCGGCAGAACGTGCCACGGCCAGGCCCTCCCAGGTCGCAGGTGCGCACGGCACCAGCGCCCCGGAAAAACCGGAACACCCTGCAGGGCAGCCGTCTCCGGCCTTGCCCAGCGCAGCCGACAAGGGCATCGCATCCCGACATTCCCCTGCGTCGGGGAGCCCCCCGCCTGCCGTGAGCGCCTCGGCCACTGACAAGGCATCCCCGCACGTCGCGCCCGGACCTGCCGCAGCCCTTCGGGCTGGCACACCGCCAAAAGGCGCATCCCCGGTCCGCCCAGTGCCCTCCACCGGCCATGCCCGAGACCTGTTCCGCGGGTCGCTGGGCAAGGCCTGA
- a CDS encoding Na+/H+ antiporter subunit C translates to MEIILAIAIGVLGGSGVWLLLRPRTFQVIMGLSLISYAVNLFIFSMGRLKVDSAPVLLPDVAPSLDNYADPMPQSLVLTAIVIGFAMTAMYLVVMLASRGLSDTDHVDGNPDMEW, encoded by the coding sequence ATGGAAATCATTCTGGCCATTGCCATCGGCGTGCTGGGCGGCTCGGGCGTCTGGCTGCTGCTGCGCCCCCGGACCTTCCAGGTGATCATGGGGCTGTCGCTCATCTCGTATGCGGTCAACCTCTTCATCTTCAGCATGGGCCGGCTGAAGGTCGACAGTGCGCCGGTGCTGCTGCCGGATGTGGCGCCCAGCCTCGACAACTACGCCGACCCGATGCCCCAGTCGCTGGTACTGACGGCCATCGTCATCGGCTTTGCCATGACGGCCATGTACCTGGTGGTGATGCTGGCCTCGCGTGGGCTGTCCGACACCGACCACGTCGACGGCAACCCGGACATGGAATGGTGA
- a CDS encoding monovalent cation/H+ antiporter subunit A, producing the protein MPLVLLVILPWLGSLVAVMLPSNARNAESTAAGVISLAALVQAALYFPAIARGEVIEQRITWLPTLGLDLVLRMDGLAWLFTMLVLGIGALVVLYARYYMSPADPVPRFFAFLMSFMGAMTGVVLSGNLVQLVLFWELTSIYSFLLIGYWHHRDDARRGARMALLVTGAGGLCLFAGVLMIGHVVGSYELERILSSGNIIREHALYRPILVLVALGALTKSAQFPFLFWLPRAMAAPTPVSAYLHSATMVKLGVFLLARLWVVLSGTDDWFLLVCGAGAASLLFGAFLAMFQTDLKGLLAYSSISHLGLITLLLGMNSPTAAVAAVFHIINHATFKASLFMAAGIVDHESGTRDIRRLSGLIRYMPVTGALAFVASAAMAGVPLLNGFLSKEMFFAATIDLDTSHPVGLVLPVVATVAAMFSVTYALRFSIDVFLGPKATDLPREPHEPVHWMRVPIELLVVLCLLVGTLPATLIGPILDTAARPVVGGELPAYSLALWHGWNLPLAMSLAAMVGGVLLWVLLRRRTRTRDYVPLRWLKPIDGQALFSGVLVLLRLVGSWGTRLAGTRRLQQQLFLIMAVCVLLVSASLQLKLPQGGTRPPLAVSPYFVGMWIIGGLCALGAAWQAKYHRLAALMMMSGAGVVTCLTFLWFSAPDLGLTQLTVEVVTTVLFLLGLRWLPRRIEDMPGQHSTPPLLVRMRRGRDLVLSIGVGCGMALLSWAMMTRPFSQSISPFFLARALPEGGGSNVVNVMLVDFRGYDTMGEITVLSAVALAVYALLRRFRPPRESTRLPSQQRLPPDIVTDLVNPKAAADTALGYMMVPAVLVRLLQPLALVVAVYLLMRGHNQPGGGFIAGLVVSIGFILQYMVAGTQWVESHMKLRPPRWIAYGLLTAIGCGLCAWLFGYPFLTTHTGHLNLPIFGETHLPSAAVFDLGVFAVVVGGTMLILTALSHQSIRRTRRPIAGEDGEAGLPEGDAGHRGTGDDTITSR; encoded by the coding sequence ATGCCTCTCGTCCTGCTGGTCATCCTGCCGTGGCTTGGCAGCCTTGTCGCTGTCATGCTGCCGTCCAACGCCCGCAACGCGGAATCCACGGCGGCCGGGGTGATATCGCTGGCAGCGCTGGTGCAGGCGGCGCTCTACTTTCCGGCCATTGCCCGGGGCGAGGTCATCGAGCAGCGCATCACCTGGCTGCCCACGCTGGGGCTGGATCTGGTGCTGCGCATGGACGGGCTGGCGTGGCTCTTCACCATGCTGGTGCTGGGCATCGGCGCGCTGGTGGTGCTCTATGCGCGCTACTACATGTCGCCGGCCGATCCGGTGCCGCGCTTCTTCGCCTTCCTCATGTCGTTCATGGGGGCGATGACGGGCGTGGTGCTTTCGGGCAACCTGGTGCAGCTGGTGCTGTTCTGGGAACTCACCAGCATCTATTCCTTCCTGCTGATCGGCTACTGGCACCATCGTGACGATGCCCGGCGCGGTGCGCGGATGGCGCTGCTGGTCACGGGGGCGGGCGGCCTGTGCCTGTTCGCCGGCGTGCTGATGATCGGCCACGTGGTGGGTAGCTACGAGCTGGAACGCATCCTGTCCAGCGGCAACATCATCCGCGAGCACGCGCTCTACCGTCCCATCCTGGTGCTGGTCGCGCTGGGCGCGCTCACCAAGAGCGCCCAGTTCCCGTTCCTCTTCTGGCTGCCGCGCGCCATGGCCGCGCCCACGCCGGTCTCGGCCTATCTGCACTCGGCCACCATGGTGAAGCTGGGCGTCTTCCTGCTGGCCCGGCTGTGGGTGGTGCTCTCGGGCACCGACGACTGGTTCCTGCTGGTGTGCGGGGCGGGTGCCGCCTCGCTGCTCTTCGGGGCGTTCCTGGCCATGTTCCAGACCGACCTGAAGGGGCTGCTGGCCTATTCGTCCATCAGCCACCTGGGGCTGATCACGCTGCTGCTGGGCATGAACAGCCCCACGGCGGCGGTGGCAGCCGTCTTTCACATCATCAACCACGCCACCTTCAAGGCCTCGCTCTTCATGGCGGCCGGCATCGTCGACCACGAGAGCGGCACGCGCGACATCCGCCGGCTCTCGGGGCTGATCCGCTACATGCCGGTCACCGGGGCGCTGGCCTTCGTGGCCAGTGCGGCCATGGCCGGGGTGCCGCTGCTCAACGGCTTCCTGTCCAAGGAAATGTTCTTTGCTGCCACCATCGACCTGGACACCTCGCACCCGGTGGGGCTGGTGCTGCCGGTGGTGGCCACGGTGGCGGCCATGTTCAGCGTCACCTATGCGCTGCGCTTCTCGATCGACGTGTTTCTGGGGCCCAAGGCCACCGATCTGCCGCGTGAGCCGCACGAGCCGGTGCACTGGATGCGGGTGCCGATCGAGCTGCTGGTGGTGCTCTGCCTGCTGGTGGGCACGCTGCCGGCCACGCTGATCGGCCCGATCCTGGACACGGCCGCCCGGCCGGTGGTGGGCGGCGAGCTGCCGGCCTACAGTCTGGCGCTGTGGCACGGCTGGAACCTGCCGCTGGCCATGAGCCTGGCGGCCATGGTGGGCGGGGTGCTGCTGTGGGTGCTGCTGCGCCGTCGCACCCGCACCCGCGACTACGTGCCGCTGCGCTGGCTCAAACCCATCGACGGCCAGGCGCTGTTTTCAGGTGTGCTGGTGCTGCTGCGCCTGGTGGGCAGCTGGGGCACGCGGCTGGCCGGTACGCGCCGGCTGCAGCAGCAGCTCTTTCTCATCATGGCGGTCTGCGTGCTGCTGGTCAGCGCCAGCCTGCAGCTGAAGCTGCCGCAGGGCGGCACGCGCCCGCCGCTGGCAGTCTCGCCGTACTTCGTGGGCATGTGGATCATCGGCGGACTGTGTGCGCTGGGCGCGGCCTGGCAGGCCAAGTACCACCGGCTGGCGGCGCTGATGATGATGAGCGGCGCTGGCGTCGTCACCTGTCTGACCTTCCTCTGGTTCTCGGCCCCTGATCTGGGACTGACCCAGCTGACGGTGGAAGTGGTGACGACGGTGCTCTTCCTGCTGGGTCTGCGCTGGCTGCCCCGGCGGATCGAGGACATGCCCGGCCAGCACAGCACGCCGCCGCTGCTGGTGCGGATGCGCCGTGGCCGCGACCTGGTGCTGTCCATCGGGGTGGGCTGCGGCATGGCGCTGCTGTCGTGGGCCATGATGACGCGCCCCTTCTCGCAGAGCATCTCGCCGTTCTTCCTGGCCCGGGCGCTGCCCGAGGGCGGGGGCAGCAACGTCGTCAACGTGATGCTGGTGGATTTTCGCGGCTATGACACGATGGGCGAGATCACCGTGCTGTCGGCGGTGGCACTGGCCGTCTACGCGCTGCTGCGCCGCTTCCGTCCCCCGCGTGAAAGCACCCGGCTGCCGTCGCAGCAGCGGTTGCCGCCCGACATCGTCACCGATCTGGTCAACCCCAAGGCGGCGGCCGACACGGCACTGGGCTACATGATGGTGCCCGCGGTGCTGGTGCGTCTGTTGCAGCCGCTGGCGCTGGTGGTGGCCGTCTACCTGCTCATGCGCGGCCACAACCAGCCGGGTGGCGGCTTCATCGCCGGCCTGGTGGTCTCCATCGGCTTCATCCTGCAGTACATGGTGGCCGGCACGCAGTGGGTGGAATCGCACATGAAGCTGCGGCCGCCGCGCTGGATCGCCTATGGCCTGCTGACCGCCATCGGCTGTGGCCTCTGCGCCTGGCTGTTCGGCTATCCGTTCCTCACCACCCACACGGGCCATCTGAATCTGCCCATCTTCGGCGAGACCCATCTGCCCAGTGCCGCGGTCTTCGACCTGGGCGTGTTCGCCGTGGTGGTGGGCGGCACCATGCTGATCCTCACCGCCCTGTCGCACCAGTCCATCCGGCGCACCCGTCGTCCCATCGCCGGTGAGGACGGCGAGGCCGGTCTGCCCGAAGGGGATGCCGGCCACCGCGGCACGGGCGACGACACCATCACTTCTCGCTGA